The segment TAGTCCCGCCTAACCCCCGCCTTTCCATGAATACCCCCATCTCGGCTTTGCTGGATCGCAAAGGATCGGTCGTCTTTTCCGTGCCCTCGAACGTCACCGTATGCGACGCGGTGAACGAGATGAACCGTCATCGGATCGGCTCGATCGTCGTCCTCGAGAACAGCAGCCCCATCGGGATCTTCACGGAGCGTGACGTGTTGCGCCGCGTCGTCGGCGAAGGCGTCGACCCCAAGCGCACGCCGGTCAACCAGGTGATGACCGCACGACCGATCACCATCACGCCCGAGACCACCATCGAGCAAACGATGACGCTCTTCGCCGAGAAAAACTGCCGGCACCTGCCCGTGCTGGTCAACGGCAAGCTCGTCGGGCTGATCTCCATTGGCGATATCTCGCGCTGGATGGCCGACACGACCCGCGCCGAAGCCGAGCATCTGAAAAACTACATCGCCGGCGGCTACGGCGCGTAGATACGCCCCGCGCCTCGTCCACGCAGCCACGCCCGTGCCGACATGAATCGTGGCCGGTGGAAGGCGCCGTCCCCGGCGGTGTGATCAACCTAGTGCGACCAAGCCGGTCGATGACGGCGGACTCCGGCGCGACCAAGTCCTCCAGTTCGGTAGCCTCCGTGTAGCTGCGCTTGGCAAGGCGCGGCCTCCGCACGGGCCCTGCAGCTGCGTCGGCGACGACGAATCGCTGGGCGCCACCCGGCCTTTTGCCGGCTCGGTCGATGCGCGGCATGTCGTTTGACCGAAATGCCGTCGCTCCTACGTTGCGCGCCCATGAAACCACACCGCCCTCTCCTTCTCCTGCCGCTCCTCTCCGCGGTGGCGTCAGCCGCGATCGTCACCCAACCCGTCGCCTATGAACACCAAGGCGTAAAACTCGAAGGCGTGCTCGTGTCCGACGACGCACGTACCACCGTTGGCAAAACCCCCGCCGTGCTGATCGTCCCGGAATGGTGGGGCGTGAACGACTATGTGAAGCGCCGCGCGCAGCAGATCGCGGAGCTCGGCTACGTGGCGTTCGTCGCCGACATGTACGGCGCCGGAGTTTCCACCACCGACCCGAAGCGCGCTTCGGAGCTCGCCTCGCCATTCTACGGCAAGCCGCTGATGGCCGAGCGCGCGCGGGCCGGGCTCGATCAGCTGCTCAGCCAACCGGCGGTCGACCGCAGTCGCGTGGTCGCGATTGGCTATTGTTTCGGCGGCAGCACGGTGCAGGCGCTCGCCTACTCCGGAGCGCCGCTCACCGGCATCGTGAGCTTCCATGGCGGCTTGATCCCCGCCTCGCCCGAAGCCGCCGCGAAAAATCAGGCGAAGTTCCTGATCTGCCACGGCGCGATCGATCCCTTCGTCAAGAAGGAGGAACTCGACGCCTTCCTGAAAAGCCTCGAGGACGGGCGCATCGATTATCAGTTCATCAGCTATGCGCACGCGGTGCACGCGTTCACCAATCCTGACGCGGACCAGGCCGCCACCGCCGGGCTGAAGGGCGTCGGCTACAATGCCGCGGCCGATCGCCGTTCGTGGACGCACATGAAGGCGTTCTTCGACGAACTCTTCTCCCCACCGCACGCGGCACATTCTGCCGCAACCAAGTGATCATTTCGCAAGGGTAAGTGGGGCCCGTCGCCGCCAAGCGCTGGGCGGCGCGCGTCGCCGGACGCGCGGCTTGCGTCGCCGGGTCGTTTCACCTTTCTCGAAGCATGGACCTCGCCTCGGCGCGTCAGCAGATTCAAAGCAGCCTCGCTCGCATGGACGCTCTTTACCGGCGTCCGGTGTTCGATGAATGGGCGATCCTTTCGGCCGCGCCGAAACCGGGGATCCTCGCTTACACCGGGCCGCGCGGCGAAAGCTTCCGGCGCGAACTGCCGGGCGACGCCGAACCGCTGCGCGCGATGATCGCGGGACGCGATCTGGCCGAGGGCGATTTCGAGTTCGCGACCGAATCGAGCGGCACCCGCTTTGACGCATGCCTGAAGCTCGGTCCGGCGAGTTACCTTGTCTGCAATCACACGGCCCGCGACATGGGGCAGATCCGCCAGGATGCGAAATGGCTGAAAGCGCAGGCCGAATTCTTCGCACTCAGCGAGAAGTTCCGCGCCGACCCCCTGACGTTCTGAGCGATTTCTCTTCCCGCGAACATCGCGAACCCATTTTCACGTAATACGTGAAATTGGCTCGGGCGCGCTCGGCGCCGGCGACCGTGCGTTGGGCTCACTTCACGTTCAGGGTGACCTTACGCGGCACCGCTCCCGCGCTGCCCCGGAATGCCGCAGAAATTTCACGTATTACGTGAAATTCCGGTTTTCGTGCCGTGTGAAGTTTTGTTCATCACCGCGCAAAGCAGATGCCGCGACGCCCCCGCTCTGCGCCGATGCTACCCCCGGCGCTCGGACTCAGCTTCCCGTTTCCCTTCGATCGCGGACGCGCCGCAGCAATTTCACGTATTACGTGAAATTAGCCTGGTCGCGGACTAGCCGGGCGGGCTCGCGCCATCGGATTGGATTCACGAAAGACGAGCCGAGGGGGAGCAGTGAGCAGGTCCAGCGGTGCTCAGGCCGCCCCCAGCCCCTGCGCCACGAACACCGCATAACCAGCCAGCAGCGGCCAACCGAGCCAGCGCGGGAGTCCGCCGGAAACCATCAGGCAGATCCCATGCACGATGGCGGCGGCCGCGAGAATCACCAACCCCGTGGCGAAAAACCTCGGCACCGCGAACGGCTGCACAAGCGCGATCAATCCGACGCAGAGCGGAATGCAGATGTGCCCGTCGCCAATCTGCGACGCGAACGCGATGTCGGCCCGCCGCCGGGCCGCGTAGTAGAAGGCGATGAGCGCGTTCGGCAGCACCATCAGCCAGCCGCTCAGCCAACCGAGGTGTTGCGCACTCACCCAGCCGGCGGGTCGGGCCGAGAGCCACGCCACCAGCCATTCGATGCTGACGTAAAGCGCATACGCGCCGATCAGCACGAGGCCCAGGTCCACGTAAAAGGCCGCGCCGAACGACCGTCGCTGCCGGACGTTTTGCCGCAGCACGTCGAACACCTGGAAACATTGCCAGAACAGGAACACGCCGATCAGCACCAGTCCGTCGCTGCGCGAAATCCGGCCGTCCTCACCCAGCGCCCACGTGACGCCGGTGAAAAACAGCACCGCGCCGAGCGAGAGCAACAGCGAAAGCCGGTTGAGCTGCTCAGTCGTGTCCGTCGTTTTTTTGCGCGTCGCTCCACCGCGCAGGCTCAAGCCCCACGCGAGTGTCGGCAGCGCGAGCACCAGCGTGAGGTTCGTCACGTTGTTCACGAGACTGTTGGTCAGCACCTCTTGCGCGGGACCGCCGCGCGCGGCGATGATCGCCACGAAGATCAAGTTCCCCAGCCCCGAGCAATACGGCATCACCAGCGTCCCGAGCGCGGTGCCCTCGAGCCCGTGACTAAGCAGCGCCTCAAGCCGCCAGATCATCAACAGCGACGCGGCCAGGAACAGCGCGAGATAAGTCCAGACACTCGTGAGGTCCAGCGCCTCGATCAGCTCCATCAGCGGACTCACCGGAAAGAAAGCGCCATCCGCCCGCCGCGCGTGGCCAGCCGCAGCGGCGCGCCGAACGCGGTGGACAGATTACGCGACGTTAGCACGGCGTCGCGCGGGCCCGCCGCCACGACCTCGCCGCGCCGCAGCAAGAGCGCATGCGTGAATGCCGGCGTGATTTCCTCGACATGGTGCGTGACCAAGACCAGCGCGGGCGTGGCCCGGGCGTGCCGCCCGTGAAGACGCCCGTTCCGCACGCGCGGCGCCGTTTGTCGCCGGGCCAATCGATCGACCAGCTCGAGAAAACTCTGGCGCGCGACCGGATCCAGCCCCGCGCACGGCTCGTCGAAAATCAGCAGCCGCGGTTTCGCCATCAGCGCCCGTGCGATCAGCACGCGCTGTCGCTCGCCCTGCGAAAGATACAGCCACTCGCGCTCGGCCACACGCTCGGCGCCGACCACCCGCAACCAGCGTCGCGCCGCGGTGCGCTCCGCCGCCGTCACCCGCGCCCACAAATCCAACTGCGCGAACTTCCCGCTGATCACGGTCTCGAGCGCGACCTCCGCCGGCGGAATCGCCGCGGCGAACGCGCTCGTGACCACGCCGATGTGCAGTCGCAGCGTCCGCCAGTCGGTCGCCCCGTAGCTCCGGCCCAGCACGGAAAACTCGCCCGCGGTCGGCGCGAGAAAACCCGTGAGCGATTTCAGCAACGAGGTCTTGCCCGAACCGTTCGCGCCGAGAATCACCCAATTTTCGCCCGGCGCCACGCGCCAGTTGATCTCCCGCAGGATCACCGTGTCGCCGCGTTCCACCCGCAGCCGGCGGATGTCCAGCACGGGCGTCATGCGCCCCAGGCGCAGTGCCTGTCAAAGGTCCGGCATCGCGGTGAAAAATTCATGCGGCAACGGCCCCTGATCTCAGCGGTTTCGGTGCGCGCGACAAGCCCCGACTCGGCCGCACTCGCCACTCGGCCC is part of the Opitutus terrae PB90-1 genome and harbors:
- a CDS encoding CBS domain-containing protein, with the translated sequence MNTPISALLDRKGSVVFSVPSNVTVCDAVNEMNRHRIGSIVVLENSSPIGIFTERDVLRRVVGEGVDPKRTPVNQVMTARPITITPETTIEQTMTLFAEKNCRHLPVLVNGKLVGLISIGDISRWMADTTRAEAEHLKNYIAGGYGA
- a CDS encoding dienelactone hydrolase family protein, giving the protein MKPHRPLLLLPLLSAVASAAIVTQPVAYEHQGVKLEGVLVSDDARTTVGKTPAVLIVPEWWGVNDYVKRRAQQIAELGYVAFVADMYGAGVSTTDPKRASELASPFYGKPLMAERARAGLDQLLSQPAVDRSRVVAIGYCFGGSTVQALAYSGAPLTGIVSFHGGLIPASPEAAAKNQAKFLICHGAIDPFVKKEELDAFLKSLEDGRIDYQFISYAHAVHAFTNPDADQAATAGLKGVGYNAAADRRSWTHMKAFFDELFSPPHAAHSAATK
- a CDS encoding sodium:calcium symporter, whose amino-acid sequence is MSPLMELIEALDLTSVWTYLALFLAASLLMIWRLEALLSHGLEGTALGTLVMPYCSGLGNLIFVAIIAARGGPAQEVLTNSLVNNVTNLTLVLALPTLAWGLSLRGGATRKKTTDTTEQLNRLSLLLSLGAVLFFTGVTWALGEDGRISRSDGLVLIGVFLFWQCFQVFDVLRQNVRQRRSFGAAFYVDLGLVLIGAYALYVSIEWLVAWLSARPAGWVSAQHLGWLSGWLMVLPNALIAFYYAARRRADIAFASQIGDGHICIPLCVGLIALVQPFAVPRFFATGLVILAAAAIVHGICLMVSGGLPRWLGWPLLAGYAVFVAQGLGAA
- a CDS encoding ABC transporter ATP-binding protein, which gives rise to MTPVLDIRRLRVERGDTVILREINWRVAPGENWVILGANGSGKTSLLKSLTGFLAPTAGEFSVLGRSYGATDWRTLRLHIGVVTSAFAAAIPPAEVALETVISGKFAQLDLWARVTAAERTAARRWLRVVGAERVAEREWLYLSQGERQRVLIARALMAKPRLLIFDEPCAGLDPVARQSFLELVDRLARRQTAPRVRNGRLHGRHARATPALVLVTHHVEEITPAFTHALLLRRGEVVAAGPRDAVLTSRNLSTAFGAPLRLATRGGRMALSFR